Below is a genomic region from Cloeon dipterum chromosome 2, ieCloDipt1.1, whole genome shotgun sequence.
TCAGCTGCTTGCTCTCGTTTCCAGTCATCATCGACTCTAGACTTTGCTGGAGAAACTTGCCACCTTCCAGGTCTGCAACCAGCTGGTTCAGGTCGATTGCGTATTTGTGGATTTCTTCCAAAACTACGTAGCAGCTCTGCAAGGTGACTGTGTGTCGTTCCCGAAGCAGAGCGTCTAGTTCTTGCAGGcgctgaaattaaaactttcgtTTTTTGGGCATGTAACAAAATTGCTTGTCAAACCGAATTATTCTCCAGTTTTTTCTCAATATCGTCAGCATTTTTGAAGTAGCTGAAGTCAAAAATGACATCTGCAAAGCTCTGTGGTTGCCTTTTCTTTGGCACAGTTCtaagaaaaaatagaataacCACCTGAAGACAAatctattgaaatttttatacttaaatTCTTCTGGAATCGTCTCTTTGACACGCAAGAGCTCAGCTATGATATAGTTTCCTCTTGAAACGAGACCCAAAACAAATCGTTCGCAAGGGCTGTTGCCAGACAAAAATTCTGTCATCTTGAATGATGTCCTTTCTTCAACaacgaatatttttcaaggcaccctagaataaaaagaaataaaattaaataaatgatagataataaataaaagatcaTGATGAGCCATTGTGTATTTtatatagaatttttaaataaaataaataatattaattcaattaaattaaatattgataattaGACGTATGATACATATGAAGGTCCATTATCCCTGCATCGTAAACATGACAAGAAAACAATGAGTTCCTCTAATAACATAATAAAAGATATGTATTGCATACCATGAAAAAACGTAATTGCAAGAATCCAGCAGGCTTATCAAGGCCTCAACCAGGGCACCAGGATCAGGCAACTGTCAATCCAAACCCAACGATTTTGTTCGAATGTAGTCTCAAAACACTAGTGTTTTCGTTCTTTCCTGTCACTAGTCGGGTGCAGGTCAGGTGAGAGAGATGGGAGTGGTTGGGTTTTTAGGGGGGATGGGCTTTAAtagaaataatcaattttgccAACTGGAACAGATAGTGACTGTGCTAACGTTGTTTAGAATTATGAGAATTATCAAATATCATACATAATGGATTCAACATTCAAtaccaaatattattttattctgtttctattaaattttaatttaatgacaaAAACTAACAACAGTAATGGTAAAAGAGAAAGCGACAAcgacaaaaatttcttttgaaaagtcATGTTGGCAACACTGAGCACGACTACTGCATGATAGAAAAATAGAGGTGCACGACCACGAATCACGAACTCTCCGGATTACATCAGAATCTAGGAATCTACCGCATTGGCGAAGTTTTTTGATTACATAGTCGGTGCCGCGTGTCTGAAAGTGTAGTAATGCCAGTAGAAGAGGACTTGAAGAAAATGTCTCTGAGTAAGGATGATTGGTCTAGCAATAATTTGCGTTTCTAAACCAACattttcagctgaaatttACACGTCGGACAAGACCGGCAATGACGATGCGGGTGACGGCACCGAGGGCAAGCCCTTCAAAACAATCCTCCGGGCCATGCATCATGCTGGGAAAGAGCCGTTCCCTGTTATTTATGTTGACGGAAAGGATGCGGAAAAggtaaatttgaataattattttttgaaattgtatgtacatatgtatgtattgatttgaatttagaaattCGAGCCGGCGTCAAAAACCCAGTTGAAGAAAAACCAGAAGAATTGGGTTCGAGAGCAGCACAAATCCAACGACAAGGCTAAGAGGGAAGAGGAAGATGCTGATAAGAGAAACAAGAACCTGGAGGAAGCCAAGAAGATTACTCTGAAAGAAGATGCATCTTTGCCAGTGGctataaaaaccaaaatccaAGCGTGTGAAAAGTACAGGGGTTCAAGGGTCAAGATTTATGGATGGGTTCACCGACTTAGACGTCAAGgttgaatcaaaattgaattgaaatttcttaatctaatttttcttcttaatcAGGTAAATCCTTAATGTTCATCACCCTGAGAGATGGCACTGGCTACCTTCAGTGCGTGCTCAACGACCTGCTTTGCCAGACCTACAATGCTCTGACCCTTTCAACTGAGGCCTCAGTTTTGCTTTATGGCACCCTTCAGGTGGTGCCTGAGGGAAAAAATGTGggttgtttgaaattaaacattgaattattcataaatcatgaaatttgcAGGCCCCCGGTGGTCACGAACTCCAGGTTGACTTCTGGGAGCTGATTGGAGATGCTCCCCCTGGTGGAGCTGATGCAATTCTCAATGAGGATTCGCATCCTGATGTTCAGCTTGATAACAGGCACATCATGATAAGAGGAGAAAATGTAATACGCAATAATTTCTAAGATTGcgtcattaatttaattttaatttcaacagacTGCGATGATCCTGAAAATGCGTTCGATTGTTATGCAAGCCTTCCGCTCCCACTACTTCGACAGGGGCTACTTCGAGGTGACGCCACCCACCCTGGTGCAGACTCAGGTTGAGGGCGGCGCTACCCTTTTCACTCTTAACTACTTTGGGTACtatcaaaagaaattcaaCTTGTGGGCtttactgaatttattttttttagtgagGACGCATACCTGACCCAGAGCTCGCAGCTCTACTTGGAAACCGTTCTTCCTGCCATGGGAGATGTCTTTAGCATTGCACAAAGCTACCGTGCCGAGCAGAGCAGGACAAGACGCCACCTTGcagagtaatttatttttgttgcttttcgTGGggttttccaattaaaaatttgagatcAAATGCAACTTATCAAAGAAACAGAAGGGAACAAAAGGTCAAAGGCTTTTTTAGTTCAAGTGAATGGTGGGAAAatccaaatttcatttaagtttaattttacccATGGAGCATGCTTTGGGTCACCGCTGAAGTCATATTAGACTATACAAACAGCTAATAAATCATGCCCTGATGGGCACGTTATTGGTTCAATCACTGTTGGAACGGCAAATTCAAGAGCTTCCAGAATATAATGCAAATTTaccctttggaagccatcaTGGTACTCAGGACCgacatgtttttaaaatttggttataTTTTCatagtaattttttacataaacgaagttattaaacaaatattacaaatatattatgttgtAACGTTTTTAGGTACACTCACATTGAGGGTGAGTGTCCGTTTATCACTTTTGAGGAGATGCTGGACCGCCTGGAAGACCTGGTTTGCGACGTCGTCCAACGAGTGCTTGACTCGCCTTTCGGATACATGGTGAAGGAGCTGAACCCTGACTTCAAGCAGCCAAAGAAGCCCTTCCGCAGGATGAACTACTCGGAAGCCATCGAGTACCTTAAAGCTAACAACATTACCAAGGAGGACGGTTCGTTCTATGAGTTTGGAgaggtaattttaaattattgttggctTACCTCAGttattgatgtttttttctctAGGACATTCCTGAAATGCCTGAGCGAAAAATGACAGACGCCATCAACGAGCCTATTATGCTCTGCCGGTTCCCCGCCGAAATCAAGTCTTTCTACATGGCCAAGTGCCCAGAAGACAAGCGACTAACCgaatctgtaatttttattaatttctcctCCAATTTAAAGCTAACATTTGTTGGACCTAAGGTTGATGTCCTCCTGCCTGGTGTTGGTGAAATTATCGGAGGTTCCATGCGTTCTTGGGATACGCAGGAGCTGCTCGATGGCTACAAACGTGAAGGAATTGATCCAACTCCTTACTACTGGTACATTGACCAGGTAAAAACATCCCTTGATTTTTGTCAATCCAATCTCATCGCCAATTTGTAGAGAAAGTTTGGTTCCTGCCCTCATGGTGGATATGGCCTCGGTCTCGAACGCTTCTTGTGCTGGCTGCTCAACAGATACCACATCAGAGAAGTGTGCCTGTATCCACGCTTCCTTGAGCGTTGCAAGCCCTAAATTCAAGTTGCAAAATCTTGCTTCTCCCTTGggaattgtttaatttataatggaatttaaataaacttgacCGTCTCATGAAAAAGATTAGTTATCTTTTAATAAacgaatatttaataataaatcacaATAGACGAATGATTAGCATGAGGttggaattattaattagacAACTAGCTGCtgttttatctaaattttgaTCGCGTCCTTCTGTTTGGGATGCCCTGTGTGGCAATCTGCACTTCATCCATGAAGGCAGCGGAATTCAACATTGTGGTGCCACCCAAAATAATTCGGGCCCCGGAGAGCTCCTTGTTCATTTGGTTGACCAGGCAAGATTCTTCGTAAGTCACCCCGCCAACAATAAATACAACCACGTCTTGGGCCCTgaaattatgataaatatcaaaattgagCTATTATCCAAATTATGAAACTCATTACTTCCTCATGGTGCTGCTTCCTAGATAGGGGAACAAAGTGTCTCTCAGTCTTCCTTTGATTAAATCCTCAAGTGTATCTTTCAAAAGGGGGTTGTGCTGCGTGAAGACGTTATCCACTCCTTTCAATCCCtagaggaaaattgaattattgtggatttgattatttatctGTCAACTCATTTACTTTTAGTTTTCTGGTAACGATATTCTTGACGTTGTTGACATCTGTCACGTCCATCTGGGTGCCAAACAGGTCGCATTGGCGAGCATGTTGACCTCCAAACTCGAGCAAGTTGTAAACCAACTGAAACAtttatgcattaaaataagataatttgttaaaaaaatgctgttttttgccaaaaaaagcCTGCTGTGGAAAAATTTAGATGAACACATCTACAAACCCTGATTAAAAGACATTTTGGTCAGATTTTTGAATCGCAAGAAcaagattttagaaaaaaatgattgaccTTGCACTTCTGTTCCTCAATCCCTCGCTTTTTGAGCGCTTCCATCAAATTAACAAGTGCATTGTTGCTGTGCTTTTCGTACTTGAGAGCGTACAGCATGACAAGCCGAAGTGCATCCTCGTCGCGGATCGAACTGTTCGCTATCAACTGCTTCACactctgaaataataatattattattattattggtcTAATTGAAccttaatttcatttctgtaCATTTAGGTGTTGCGCGTGATCATTCCTGCAAGTGATTTCCTGCTCAGCAACAGACACCTCCATCAGCTGATGCTTTCCTACTTTCGATGACAGCTCTCCGACAACGGTTACGTGTTTGGCCACAGTTCCTGACATTTTCTAAAGCCATCAACTTTAGTACAATTCCATATTTAGCATTCAAGAACCAACCTTAAACTGTGGATAAGCCTCCACGAAAGTTTTCATGTCGGAAATGCTTTCAACTCTCTGTGTGCTCTTCGCCTTTTTCTGGAACTCCTCCATCAGGTTCTTAATTTTCTGTCCAGTTTCCCCAAAGTTGTTGTACTGGGCCtgtgaatgaatttcaatgCAGATACAAGGCAAAATAGAACTCGACTTTAAATTACCTGCGCGTAAAACTCGTCATTTTCAGCAGACAAAACGACCTCTTTGAGTTCATCAGACACGCCTGGCACGTTTGCCAAACTAACCCGATTGTTTGTGATGGTCAATAATTCGTGTACCATCGCTTGATACGTCCactgaacaatttaaatcttcAGAAAAAAgcgacaaattaaattaaatttgaacctGCAGAAGAAGGGGCGTGACAGCATCCTCGCGCCGGtccaaaattagcaaaatcgTGGCAGAGTCGGTTTCGTTCCTGAACTCAAAGAGGGCCGACTCCTTTGACAGGATTTCTCGAACCTTATCAGCCAATCTCCTGGACAAATCAGAGTTTGCCTGAAACCTGATGAAAGGGTTCCTCTTCAAAGACAGCAACAGAGAGGTGATTCCCTGAGCGCTCCTCAACAAATTATATGAACGCCATTGGAGACctgtaatataaatattattacttgTTTTTAAAGGTAGTCGAATGAATACCTTCTGTAGCTCCTTTAATATTCAATGAATAAAGAAACGGCGAGAGCGGAATGTAATCTGCGTAGAATTCTTGCACCTCTCTGACTGACTCCATCACATCAGACTCGGCTAGCTTTTTAAGATCAGCCTTCGAGAGAATGTTACTGAAATCTACAAGTACACATCGATTGATATCgtaatgaatataaataaaacgtacataaataataaacgcCATATTTAGGCTCTTGTAATTCTTTGGCTAGGTAGGCAATGTTTTCACTTGACGGTCGAACGAAGACAATGCACTTCAGGTGTTTCATGTGCTCCTGATTGCTTGCAACGTCGATTCTTTCGAAAAGAAACACTTCTTTTTGCAGGATTTCCGACTGGCTGTATGCCATGCTGACAATGCTTGTctgtaattataaaaagattagccaaaaattgaaaaaaacactaacaataagattcTCAATTCTCACTGTATCTTTGTCCATCAAGAGCAATTTCATCCCTGGACCGGACTCCTCACACATTTTGGAGATGTAAGACCGAACCGCttgcaaaatattcattttgacAAACAAGCCCACGGAACAGATTGCAAATTGAAACTTTGCTAACAGTAAATTAATTGTGTTATAACGACAGAAAAGTGACAGCTCGACTTAtcgtcgatttttttatttctcaaaagaaaataattgtaaattttcaactacACATAGCTACGCCCACGATTTGGGGATAAGGGATACGAAATAATATGAGAACCACACGGCACGCCCCTTGAATGTGTACGTGAGATGGGAGTACAGACAGGAGTTGAGAAggagttcaaattaattttgcgttAACCAGATGATCTTCACGGTTTTTGTTTGCTCAACAGATGGAGATTATTATGaactgtatttaaattaataatttatgcaggttaaataaaagttaaagtGTGCGAGTTGAGAAATGCTGTGTGCCACACTTTTACAAGCGTTTacaagtattttaaaatggcggCGCGCAACTCCGAACAGCACACATCACCTAACAGTCCTCACTCCTTACACGCATCACCTCTCACCTCACTCCAAACGTCGAAAGTACGCAACACAGCTTATTGGAAAGATTTCTCAATTCTCACGttttagtattatttttagtgcAACGATTTAGTTTAGTTTAACAGATGCAGATGGTGaagaaacacaaattaatGTCGCGAAATTACTCTTAAGTGTAAATACATTCCGTTAAACATGTAAGTGTTGGGTGAACCTTTAGTAAAAGGTGGCACACAAGGTTGACTCGCCTTTTGCTGAAAGCGCTGTTGCGACTGATAACAACTTGATGCATATTTCGTGAACCCACAGTTAGATTGTAGGAGAATATTTAAGTGGTCGCAATAGTTTGAACCGCATGGGCAACATCTACGACCCGAAGACCATGAGCGACGTAACTTCAACCGACAGCGCTGAAGAGGGCGAAATACGTGACTCGGAAGAGGAGGGAAATCGTCGCTCTAGGAACCGTTCTAAGCATCGCAGGCATGGCCATGATCTCAATACTCAGGTCGATTCCTCTTGTAACGTTCCAAAGCCCGTTTTCAGGATTTCGCCGCCTTCAAAAAATCATCGGTCAGTTCGGTCTCACAAGATAAAAAGGCCGCATTCGAGTCGAAGAGAGCAACCTCCTCGAAGCAGAAAACGCCGCCCGAGCGATGATAACGAATATAGGGAACATATCGACACTCAAATTGCCAAAACTCGTCGTCGGTTGCAAGCAGCTGAGAAAAGTACGCCTCCGCCAGCCGTGTCTACTCCGCCAGCCGAGTCTGCTTCTGCAGAAATTCCTCAGGAAGATGAAgtatgataatttaatttgcagccaTGTTGTTTTCGCATTCCACATAATGTAATGTTTTTTCAGATCCAGGTGCTGGAGGTACCGCCAAAGACGTTTGAAGTGGTGCAAATTGACGATGAGGAGAC
It encodes:
- the AsnRS gene encoding asparagine--tRNA ligase, cytoplasmic; this translates as MPVEEDLKKMSLTEIYTSDKTGNDDAGDGTEGKPFKTILRAMHHAGKEPFPVIYVDGKDAEKKFEPASKTQLKKNQKNWVREQHKSNDKAKREEEDADKRNKNLEEAKKITLKEDASLPVAIKTKIQACEKYRGSRVKIYGWVHRLRRQGKSLMFITLRDGTGYLQCVLNDLLCQTYNALTLSTEASVLLYGTLQVVPEGKNAPGGHELQVDFWELIGDAPPGGADAILNEDSHPDVQLDNRHIMIRGENTAMILKMRSIVMQAFRSHYFDRGYFEVTPPTLVQTQVEGGATLFTLNYFGEDAYLTQSSQLYLETVLPAMGDVFSIAQSYRAEQSRTRRHLAEYTHIEGECPFITFEEMLDRLEDLVCDVVQRVLDSPFGYMVKELNPDFKQPKKPFRRMNYSEAIEYLKANNITKEDGSFYEFGEDIPEMPERKMTDAINEPIMLCRFPAEIKSFYMAKCPEDKRLTESVDVLLPGVGEIIGGSMRSWDTQELLDGYKREGIDPTPYYWYIDQRKFGSCPHGGYGLGLERFLCWLLNRYHIREVCLYPRFLERCKP
- the Vps45 gene encoding vacuolar protein sorting-associated protein 45, with the protein product MNILQAVRSYISKMCEESGPGMKLLLMDKDTTSIVSMAYSQSEILQKEVFLFERIDVASNQEHMKHLKCIVFVRPSSENIAYLAKELQEPKYGVYYLYFSNILSKADLKKLAESDVMESVREVQEFYADYIPLSPFLYSLNIKGATEGLQWRSYNLLRSAQGITSLLLSLKRNPFIRFQANSDLSRRLADKVREILSKESALFEFRNETDSATILLILDRREDAVTPLLLQWTYQAMVHELLTITNNRVSLANVPGVSDELKEVVLSAENDEFYAQAQYNNFGETGQKIKNLMEEFQKKAKSTQRVESISDMKTFVEAYPQFKKMSGTVAKHVTVVGELSSKVGKHQLMEVSVAEQEITCRNDHAQHLNSVKQLIANSSIRDEDALRLVMLYALKYEKHSNNALVNLMEALKKRGIEEQKCKLVYNLLEFGGQHARQCDLFGTQMDVTDVNNVKNIVTRKLKGLKGVDNVFTQHNPLLKDTLEDLIKGRLRDTLFPYLGSSTMRKAQDVVVFIVGGVTYEESCLVNQMNKELSGARIILGGTTMLNSAAFMDEVQIATQGIPNRRTRSKFR